One Synechococcales cyanobacterium T60_A2020_003 genomic window carries:
- a CDS encoding sll0787 family AIR synthase-like protein has product MLHKKDIQAAARYLNPALGLNPCNVDPSVILLGDDCAAIPDHGGYLLLAAEGLLPQFLDTDPWFAGWCAVMVNVSDVYAMGGRAIAVVDTIWSASDDITKPIFEGMQAAAIAYGIPIVGGHTNTHSPYTALSVAILGRANRLISSFNAQPGDVLMMVTDFRGASHPRYSFWNAATTADPAQLRDCLSLLPMIAESGLCDAGKDISMGGLVGTLIMLLETSGCGATLHLDQIPCPPDLALEKWLLCFPSYGFVLSLRPEHTHAVQTRFRGKGLVCEAVGIVENGSMLQLESGGESVDFWDPVQRPLTGFGRSPLSQPSQTILSTPSL; this is encoded by the coding sequence ATTCTCCATAAGAAAGATATCCAAGCAGCAGCGCGATATTTGAATCCTGCGTTGGGTTTAAATCCTTGTAACGTCGATCCCTCTGTAATTTTGCTAGGCGATGACTGTGCCGCAATTCCAGATCACGGAGGCTATCTCTTGCTTGCCGCAGAGGGCTTACTGCCCCAGTTTTTAGACACCGACCCGTGGTTTGCAGGCTGGTGTGCCGTCATGGTGAATGTAAGTGATGTCTACGCCATGGGGGGACGGGCGATCGCCGTTGTGGACACGATTTGGAGTGCGTCCGACGATATCACAAAACCCATCTTTGAAGGCATGCAAGCCGCAGCGATCGCCTACGGTATTCCGATCGTTGGCGGACATACCAACACCCATAGCCCTTATACGGCTCTCTCGGTTGCGATTTTGGGACGGGCAAACCGACTCATCAGCAGCTTCAACGCCCAGCCCGGGGATGTGTTGATGATGGTTACCGACTTTCGGGGAGCCTCCCATCCACGCTATTCCTTTTGGAATGCGGCTACCACCGCTGATCCAGCCCAATTGCGGGACTGTCTCTCTCTCCTACCGATGATTGCAGAGTCGGGGTTATGCGATGCCGGAAAAGACATCAGCATGGGGGGACTGGTCGGAACCCTCATCATGCTCTTGGAAACCTCTGGCTGTGGTGCAACCCTGCATCTCGATCAGATCCCCTGTCCGCCTGATCTGGCCTTAGAAAAATGGCTACTCTGCTTTCCCAGCTATGGATTTGTGCTGAGTCTGCGCCCAGAACATACCCACGCGGTACAAACCCGATTTCGAGGAAAGGGACTCGTATGTGAAGCGGTTGGCATAGTCGAGAACGGATCGATGTTGCAACTTGAATCTGGAGGTGAGTCCGTGGATTTCTGGGATCCGGTACAGCGTCCCCTCACTGGCTTTGGGCGATCGCCCCTCTCTCAGCCGTCCCAAACCATTCTCTCGACGCCATCCCTATGA
- a CDS encoding GAF domain-containing protein, whose translation MLDSTRLLLALQQSTEVAQRFSGCLQPEDVACSATEGLVHQFGCAFARIWLVESDQRFLRLVASSGLYTRTDGSFARIPMGAYKVGKIAQNRVSFLSNTLADESWVKDREWAIANRICGFAGFPLMVGDRVIGVLAAFSREALSPEFLEVLKVLCTIVSVSIDQAIACQRLLTSSAPTPTEGLERLPALSDQLASILGTAHLTLMGTEHPLTLAQTSLFLQVAEHLNQLNCRYCRLVYTDEAVSLEALATMFTESHPRVGRSLGGLLPWWANSLGGQLLYDMRTDALQVLLTIPYRSPTLSPKQLQVQCRSPVLQVAFTQLAYAAGIQVSEYLAPDLPLLTDDLSLLPSPSPVIWVQSNRLPIPEGVSAVVDLSTDATQLRTVLEAIAQGRTEELIPAHESTSVLSPREQEILQLLCDGLRDRDIAQKLIISESTVKFHVNNVLIKLKAKTRFQAPI comes from the coding sequence ATGCTTGATTCGACACGGTTGCTGCTTGCTCTCCAGCAATCGACCGAAGTTGCACAGCGGTTTTCTGGTTGTTTGCAGCCAGAGGATGTTGCTTGCTCCGCAACCGAGGGATTGGTACATCAGTTTGGATGCGCGTTTGCCCGAATCTGGCTCGTGGAGTCCGATCAACGCTTTTTGCGACTCGTCGCGTCATCGGGACTCTACACCCGGACGGATGGATCCTTCGCCCGGATTCCGATGGGAGCCTATAAAGTTGGCAAAATTGCCCAGAATCGGGTTTCGTTTCTGAGTAACACCCTCGCGGACGAATCTTGGGTTAAGGATCGAGAATGGGCGATCGCCAACAGGATTTGTGGGTTTGCAGGCTTTCCGCTGATGGTGGGCGATCGCGTTATTGGGGTTTTAGCGGCCTTTAGTCGTGAGGCGCTCTCACCCGAGTTTCTAGAAGTGCTGAAAGTGCTCTGTACGATTGTTTCGGTATCCATCGATCAGGCGATCGCCTGTCAGCGACTTTTGACCAGTTCTGCCCCCACTCCGACCGAAGGCTTAGAACGACTGCCCGCTCTTTCCGACCAACTCGCATCTATCCTAGGAACCGCTCACCTCACCTTGATGGGTACTGAGCATCCCCTGACCCTAGCCCAGACCTCGCTTTTCCTCCAGGTGGCAGAGCACCTGAATCAATTAAACTGCCGCTACTGTCGCTTGGTCTATACCGACGAAGCGGTCAGTTTGGAAGCGTTAGCAACGATGTTCACAGAATCGCACCCACGCGTGGGGCGATCGCTCGGTGGATTGCTGCCATGGTGGGCCAATAGCTTAGGGGGTCAGTTGCTTTACGATATGCGTACCGATGCTCTCCAAGTCTTGCTCACAATCCCGTATCGTTCACCGACCCTCTCTCCAAAGCAGCTCCAGGTGCAGTGTCGCTCCCCGGTGTTGCAGGTTGCGTTTACGCAATTAGCCTACGCGGCAGGCATACAGGTTAGTGAGTACCTTGCTCCAGATCTTCCCCTGTTAACCGATGATTTGAGTCTCTTGCCTAGCCCCTCTCCGGTTATTTGGGTTCAGAGCAATCGCCTGCCGATTCCAGAGGGAGTGAGTGCCGTCGTCGATCTATCAACAGATGCCACCCAGTTACGAACGGTGCTAGAGGCGATCGCCCAAGGAAGGACCGAGGAACTGATACCTGCCCATGAGTCTACCTCTGTACTTTCGCCACGGGAACAGGAGATCTTGCAATTGCTGTGTGACGGGTTACGCGATCGCGACATTGCCCAAAAGCTAATCATTAGCGAAAGCACCGTTAAGTTCCATGTGAATAACGTGCTGATAAAGCTAAAGGCTAAAACTCGTTTTCAGGCTCCTATCTAG
- a CDS encoding LysR family transcriptional regulator, translated as MIHATLHQFKVFEATARHGSFTRAAEELFLTQPTVSMQVKQLTKAIGLPLFEQVGKRLYLTEAGQELYASCQEIFRRLEQLEMTVADLKGMKQGQLRLAVITTAKYFVPRLLGAFCEQYPGIDISLIVTNHEGCLERMANNQDDLYVMSQLPEHMDIEAHPFLENPLVVLAPINHPLAHEKNISLERLAEEPFIMRESGSGTRRAVQKLFDEAGLELKVRMELGSNEAIKQAIAGGLGVSVLSRHTLTPEGSHSYLTELDVVHFPIERHWYLVHLNGKQLSVVAKTFGDYLRQASEQFAVHTPVRQAELAKKQTVSV; from the coding sequence GTGATCCACGCAACTCTACACCAATTCAAAGTTTTTGAAGCCACCGCTCGCCACGGAAGCTTCACGCGAGCGGCTGAAGAACTCTTTCTCACCCAGCCAACCGTCTCGATGCAGGTTAAACAGTTAACCAAAGCGATTGGCTTACCGCTGTTCGAGCAAGTGGGTAAGCGCCTCTATCTAACCGAGGCCGGGCAAGAACTCTATGCAAGCTGCCAAGAAATTTTCCGACGGTTGGAACAGTTGGAGATGACCGTGGCCGATCTGAAGGGCATGAAGCAAGGACAACTGCGGTTGGCTGTTATTACCACCGCAAAGTACTTCGTGCCCCGTCTGCTAGGTGCCTTTTGTGAGCAGTATCCTGGTATCGATATTTCCCTGATTGTGACCAACCATGAGGGCTGTCTAGAGCGCATGGCCAACAATCAGGACGACCTCTATGTGATGAGTCAACTGCCTGAACATATGGACATTGAGGCTCATCCATTTTTGGAAAATCCCCTCGTTGTTTTGGCTCCGATTAATCATCCGTTGGCCCATGAAAAGAACATTTCCCTGGAGCGGTTAGCGGAAGAACCCTTCATCATGCGGGAATCGGGTTCGGGGACTCGTCGGGCCGTGCAAAAACTGTTTGATGAGGCGGGTCTAGAACTCAAGGTTCGCATGGAACTGGGTAGCAATGAGGCCATTAAGCAGGCGATCGCCGGAGGTCTGGGCGTATCCGTGCTTTCTCGCCACACCTTGACGCCAGAAGGAAGTCATAGCTATTTAACCGAGTTAGACGTTGTGCATTTTCCGATTGAGCGCCATTGGTATCTGGTGCATCTCAACGGCAAACAGCTTTCGGTAGTCGCCAAAACCTTTGGAGACTATCTGCGACAGGCGTCAGAACAGTTTGCAGTTCACACCCCCGTTCGTCAAGCCGAGCTTGCCAAAAAGCAGACGGTATCTGTCTAG